gacgggttctttgccgactgctctttgccgagtgcggcactcgtcaaagcctttgccgagtacaacaggggctttgctgagtgccctaagcactcggcaaagagcccgtcTGCAGTAGTGGCGGATCGACCCCAAACAAAAAAGGTTACGCTAGGGTCACGATGCCATCGACCCTGGGTCGACCCGAACCGAACCTCGCTGCCATTCGCTAACTATTGCAATGACCTCAAAGTCGAGGACTCCACCACAGACCTCATGGACATGATCCGACGACAGCGCTGCACTTACGTCCAACGTGCTGCAGAGCCTAATGCCGGACATGGACCCATCCCTGATGGCTGGCGCCCACGTGACTGCTCGGCCTCGCCGTCGTCCTCGCcctcctctagctcctcgtcGTTGCGCTGGTGTACACGTACGAGATCATGGAGAAGAGCTCAGTGGACGCTGTGCGGGGCCGGTTCTCATGCCAGAACATGGCGTCCCAGTTCACGCTGCGCCCAGCGTACGTCGCGGCGTGCGCACTCATGGCTGCGGCGCTGCCCTTCTTCGGCGACATCGTCGGCGTGGTGGGCACCGTGGGATTCATCCCGCTCGACTTCGTCCTCCCCGTCGTCATGTACAACGTGGCGCTCGTGATGCCCAGGTGCTCGCCCGTGTACCTGGCCAACGTCGCCATCATGGTCGTCTTCATCGGCGTCGGCATCGTCGGCGCCGTAGCGTCCGTGCGGAAGCTCGTGCTCGATCTCGATGCTGGCGAGTTCAAGCTCTTCAGTGACAACGTTGTGGGCTGATGATATATGATTAGTGCTAGAACATCGTGTACTGATCAGTGGTTTAGCAGGACAGCAGCTTTGGCAGCTTCTAGGTACTCGAATAAGGGGCGGTTCACCCACGGGTCACAGGAGCGAACAAAAGGAGAGGTGCGGTTCGACCCTAACCCTGCTAATGATTGCCACGGGGCGGCGGGTCAACAAAAGGGTCGCCTCGACCCACACCATTTGCAGCTTGACGCTGCGCTTCCATCCGAGCGGCCGAGGGTCCCTCCTTACTCTTTCTCAACGCTCTCTTTAAGAGCCAATGGCCCCTCTCTTCCAATTGAAAACGCTCTTTCCTTCCCTGATAATCGGTTCACAGTGGCGAGGGACGCTACATTTAGTAGTGGGGCATGGCGCATCTAGCAAGACAAACCTGGTTGTCACTAGGCAAATTTAGAACATACATTGGCCTGTATAAGTTTTCCATACTCCCTCTATCCGGTAATAAAGTGCATATAATCATTTAAAAATTAAACTCAAATATAAGGAATCCTAGGGACATAAATCATGTTGAGGAAACCAAATTCCAATGTACAGTGGGCATGTgctctactccctccatcctgtaATATAGTTcattctagcattcaaaatttatcctcaaatataatgcattctagaggacaaaaaccaattttgcattaaatacttttcatttatcaaccaatcaccattaatcatgTTAATGATAGCAtctgattaggaaataaaatgaggGTACACGTGccttttatgttctctcttaatttgtcttaaaattTCTATAATGTAGTATATTACAGGACAAAGGGAGTAGTGGATTGACAAACACATCGCTACTATAGAAAGGTCATCATAGCCGGTTATAAACCccatatcactatcggttttggcTCTCGGTAATGAATTATCGGTGGGGATAATAAATTATCACAACCAGAACCAGTTAATATTACCAACCTATAGTGACGAGGATTTCTAGAAATActaaaattagaaaaaaatagaaaaaatgttTTAATCCCGAGAAGCCCTCACTAGCCAGGTGCATGATCGCATTGTTGTGATGAAGATCTCGCTAGGGAGGGGGACACCGTCTTCTAGGGCGGCGCTGCCTCCTCTAGTGACGAGGCGGGTGGCTTCGAGCACCGTAGAGCCATAATCACACTTGACGTGCTCCCTTACCTAGCACGCTAGCTATCGTCAGTTTGTCACtatggcaagcattgttgtttgtcGAAGGTCAAGAgtgtgggtctccggtggcttAGGTACTAAGAACACGAGAGAAGACACGACAATGTATCCTGGTTCAGGCTTTAGAGGCCCTACGTCCATCAGTGAGTAGTTCTTTGTATTTGAGAGCACCCAAATCAGGGGGTTACAATGAAGGAGAAAGAAAGTTTGGTAGGGGATCGCTCTGTGCTATGCTATGGCTCGTCGGCGATGAGATTTCTTCCCTAGCGAGTAAGGGAAACACTCCTCTCTCTTACTAGGTTGCTGGTAGGGAGGAACACTCTGCTGTTCATCTCTGTTGCCCTGTTCTCGGCCCAACTCGACTGCTCAGCCTCCTAGTGAATGAGGGAAAGGAGAAGATCCTCCCTACTATGGGAGCCGACCTTCCTCTTATATTCTGAGGAAGgtcgggtacaaggtggtttggagGCTATAATCTATAGCCTTCATGCACCAAGGTCTAGGAGGGTGTTGCTGTTGTGTGGATGGACCTCAATGTTGTCATGTAGTTAGGGGAGTCGTGGGCACCTCCTGATGTCGCTACAGCCCTGGCGCTTGATCGCTATGGGCTGTCTGCTGTGTATCAGTCTCCACCAGGCCAGCCTTCTCGAGGCTTCCTTGGCGGTGAAGGCATCCTAGCTCATGGGAGATAACAAGCGGGCCTAGGAGCCCCACGCCCCTAGAGCCGGTGGAGTGGCTTGTCTTGTTGTGTGATGCCATTTGCGTGACTTTGTCAGAGGAGTGGCCAACAGCGCCCCGTTCCTGTTGGTAGACTCTTAGGGCTCAGATGCTTGGCGGGCTAGCCAGCGCTTAGCTGTTGGCTAATGATCAGGACATCGGTCATTGGCTTGGCCACTAGCTTAGGCTGGGATCGAGCTATGGTCAGGCTTGGGCTTCCGTCGGTTGGGAGCTTGGGACCTTGCCATGCCCCCGAGCCCTGAGAGTCAGCGGTGGGCAAGCTCGGGCTCTACCGCACATTGACCAAAGGATACGCATGAGTGTACCCGATGGTTATAGCCCCCAAGGCCCCTAGTGATCCTAGAGAGATCAGTTGGGCATCTATCGGTCAGGAGCCTTTCTCCCAGAGACTTAACATTCCCCTATGTTTGACTCTCATCAACGCCCATGACGGGTCACATCCCGCCTCACAATTCATGCCACTATGTGATGACGCAGCATCTTCCGCATGCTCATCCTAGCATAGGATTCAAGGGGACATGCCTCCCCTCGAGCCCTTCGCGTAGGACCTTCGGACCAGATCCATGCATCCAAAGCACCACGGTCAGTCATCCATTAGATCAGTGTCGCATGGCATGGTGGTTCTCCCCTCGATCACGGGGCACGGAGCAGCGCTGCACGTGTGCGCATTAACTGGACCCATCGGTGTGTCGACCAAGGGTCACCAAAAGACTGCACCGAGCATTAGTTGGAAGGGCGCATGGAGAAACCACCCTACCCACTAACAAGCAAGCCCCATgatggcctcgggggctacaccagcCCCTCTGCCAAGAATTCTAGGACCCGACCATTGGGTGCCCCGTTATTGCTCCCCGAGCACAACAAGGATCAGAGCAGAGGGCACTGAGCAATGGGCCTAACGGGCCACCCGAGGCCAAGGCATAGAATGCACCCAGCCATCGCAAAGGGCAGGCTGAGCCTAGGAGGCCTATCACCGAACCCTCACACGGGCATTGGA
The sequence above is drawn from the Miscanthus floridulus cultivar M001 chromosome 15, ASM1932011v1, whole genome shotgun sequence genome and encodes:
- the LOC136507416 gene encoding probable GABA transporter 2; the protein is MEKSSVDAVRGRFSCQNMASQFTLRPAYVAACALMAAALPFFGDIVGVVGTVGFIPLDFVLPVVMYNVALVMPRCSPVYLANVAIMVVFIGVGIVGAVASVRKLVLDLDAGEFKLFSDNVVG